One window of Microcoleus vaginatus PCC 9802 genomic DNA carries:
- a CDS encoding glycosyltransferase family 1 protein translates to MISLTKKRIALISVHGDPAVEIGKEEAGGQNVYVRQVGEALAKQGWQVDMFTRSSDRQQARIVQHSPNCRTIRLVAGPQEFIPRDELYGYLPIFVQEFQKFQLESGFQYSLVHTNYWLSSWVGMELKKSQPLLQVHTYHSLAAIKYKSVSTIPMIAKTRLQVEKTLLETADRVVATSPQEKEHMRSLVSSKGNIDIIPCGTDTERFGSIARATARRHLGIAPETKVVLYVGRFDRRKGIETLVRAVSRSAVPKGDLKLIIGGGWRAGESDGKERDRIGRIVEELGLSDITSFPGALSRDILPGYYAAADVCVVPSHYEPFGLVAIEAMACGTPVIASAVGGLKYTVVPQQTGLLAPPKNEAVFADAIDRLLLDSVWCQQLGHTGRQRVETHFSWDGIASQLGQLYTQLLQQSALELDPVSA, encoded by the coding sequence ATGATTTCATTAACTAAAAAACGCATCGCTCTCATATCGGTACACGGTGATCCCGCTGTGGAAATTGGCAAAGAAGAAGCGGGCGGGCAAAATGTTTACGTGCGTCAAGTAGGGGAAGCTCTGGCTAAACAGGGGTGGCAAGTTGATATGTTCACCCGCTCATCCGATCGCCAACAAGCAAGAATTGTACAGCACAGTCCGAATTGCCGGACCATTCGGCTAGTAGCAGGGCCACAAGAATTTATTCCCCGCGACGAACTTTATGGATATTTACCAATTTTTGTTCAAGAATTTCAGAAGTTTCAGTTAGAGTCAGGCTTTCAATATTCGTTAGTTCACACAAATTACTGGCTGTCTTCTTGGGTGGGAATGGAGTTGAAAAAATCACAACCTCTGCTGCAAGTTCATACTTACCATTCTTTGGCAGCAATTAAATACAAGTCGGTTTCGACAATTCCGATGATTGCCAAAACCAGGCTGCAAGTCGAAAAAACACTTTTGGAAACAGCCGATCGCGTAGTGGCTACCAGTCCCCAAGAAAAAGAACACATGAGGTCTCTGGTTTCCTCAAAAGGCAATATTGACATCATTCCCTGCGGTACCGACACTGAACGGTTCGGCTCGATCGCCCGAGCGACCGCCCGCCGCCACTTGGGAATAGCCCCCGAAACCAAAGTCGTGTTGTACGTCGGCCGTTTCGACCGCCGCAAGGGCATCGAAACCTTAGTCCGCGCCGTCAGTCGGTCGGCGGTGCCCAAAGGCGATTTAAAACTCATAATTGGCGGCGGTTGGCGTGCCGGGGAAAGCGATGGCAAAGAGCGCGATCGTATCGGCCGCATCGTTGAAGAACTCGGGTTGAGCGACATTACCAGTTTTCCCGGCGCCTTGAGCAGAGACATTCTCCCCGGCTACTACGCCGCCGCCGATGTCTGCGTCGTTCCCAGCCACTACGAACCCTTCGGTTTAGTCGCCATTGAAGCCATGGCCTGCGGCACGCCCGTAATCGCCTCCGCCGTGGGAGGGCTCAAATATACTGTAGTTCCCCAACAAACAGGTTTGCTCGCGCCGCCGAAAAATGAAGCAGTCTTTGCCGATGCGATCGATCGCTTGTTACTTGACTCAGTATGGTGCCAGCAACTCGGACACACAGGCCGCCAGCGCGTCGAAACCCATTTCAGTTGGGACGGTATCGCCTCCCAACTGGGTCAACTTTACACTCAACTGCTCCAACAATCGGCCCTTGAGCTTGACCCGGTGAGCGCTTAG